The region AAAGTGCACTAATCCCGATTTATTAAAATCCTGTAAAGTTTCAGCATCAATTTCGGTACGGTCTGCTAGAATAATTCCTTTTAAAAATTCCTGACTTTTAGGCAAAAGACTCGATTGATTAATCTTTTGTAAAACCTCTACTCTTTTTTGTTGTACTTTCTCTGTTACAGAAAGATCGGACCTGTGTTTTGATAAAATCTCTCCATTAAGATAAAATTGTGACTGTATCTTTTTCCGGTGAAGGTATTTTGCATAATCAAACTGAAAATCATATTGAGGCTTTTTTACATCATATCGGAAAGCTTTTGATTTATAATAATTTTCAAAATCCAGTTCTTTAAATTCTTTAGGAAGGTAGATCAGAGCATTTTCATATTTCTTTCCGGACTGCACCAAAGCTTCATATTTCTTATATTTTTCCGTAGAATTTAGCTTTTTAGAAATTTTAAAAACAATAAAATCTTCTTTTTGAGAAAATTCTGATTTCTCATTAAACTGCTTGGAATAATGAAAACAGATCCCGATTCCGAAAAACGAGACTGCAAGCAAAATAGGTTTTACTTTAGAAACAAGATAAGAATAGTAAAAAGTGGTAAGTAAAAAAATAAGGCTCAGAAAAATAATTCCAGCAATTACATATCCAGTTACAGGAAAAATGTCTTGCAGAAAGATCCCAAGAATAAAAGCAATGACAAGAATCAAAAGAGGCTGCCTGTTCAAAATCATTTGTGTTTGAACAAGCAATTTAATAAATTTTACAATACAAAAAGAAACAAGCAGCTGATTTCCAAAAGAATTAACGAAACTACTGAAGTTTTAAAATGACTTCGGCTGCATTTTTACTCGCTCCTTCTCCACCCAGTTTTTCTCGCAGCAATTCGTACTCCTTAAGAACCTCAACTCTTTTTTCTCCTTCCAACATCTTTTTCAACTCTTCAACCAGGTTTTTAGTATTTAAATCGTTTTGAATAAGTTCTTTCACAACCTCACGATCCATAATTAAATTCACCAGAGAAATATATTTGATATTTTTCACCAATCTTTTTGCAATCGCATAAGAAACTTTACTTCCTCGATAACAAACCACTTCAGGAACATTCAGTAAAGCTGTTTCTAAGGTTGCTGTCCCGGAAGTCACCAAAGCCGCTTTTGAACATCTCAATAAATCGTACGTTCTGTTAGACACAAAATGTACATTCTCATCTACATATTTTTCATAAAATTCTTTCGGAAGACTTGGTGCACCGGCAATAACGAACTGATATTCTTTAAAATAAGGTCTTACGGAAAGCATCATTTCAAGCATTTTTTCAACTTCCTGTTTTCTTGAGCCCGGTAAAAGTGCTATGATTTCTTTTTCGTTCAGTCCGTTCTCTTTTTTGAATTCCTCAATATTGATTTCCTGAAGCGTGGAAATTGCATCTAGCAAAGGATGCCCAACAAAATGAGAGTGCACTTTATGTTTTTTATAAAAATCTTCTTCAAAAGGAAGGATTACCATCATTTCATCTACATATTTTTTGATGATCTCTACTCTTCCTTCTTTCCATGCCCAAAGCTGAGGAGAAATATAGTAAACAACTTTTATCCCAAGTTCTTTTGCAAACTTTGCAATTCTTAAGTTAAATCCCGGATAATCCACTAGAATTAAGACATCCGGCTTATTCTTTTTAATATCTTCTTTACAGAATTTAATATTATTCAAAATGGTTTTTAAATTCATCGCCACCTCTAAAAACCCCATGAAAGCAAGATCACGGTAATGCTTTACCATTGTTCCGCCTTGGTTTGCCATAAGATCTCCTCCCCAAAATCTGAATTCTGAATTGGGATCTTTTTGTTTTAAAGCTTTTATCAAATTGCTTCCGTGTAGATCTCCGGATGCTTCACCTGCGATAATATAATATTTCATTTCTTCTGAAATCTTTTATGTTATAATCATCAGCAAACGTTCCCACTGGATTTTAGCCTTATCAATAAGTTAAAGTTATGGGAGGTTTCTATGATCAGGATAGAAAACAAATAAGATGTTATACATCTTTAATTTGTAAATTTGTTCAAAGATAATGATAAAAATGTCAGAAGAATTTGAAATAAGAAATAAAGTTGCAGAAAGCGGTTTAATCAATTTTGACCTTACAGATCTTGTTCCGAAAGGAGAAAGAAAGGGGATCGATCTGAAAGATTTTCTTTATATGGAGATGATTTTAAAAGAGAAAGATTTCCGCGAAAAAGTAGCAGCGATCAATCCGGAAGATTATAAAGATGCCTATGTCTATATTTATAACTCGGCAGATTCTATTGTTCCTCTTTGGGCCTATTTTTTAATCACAGCAAAACTTACTGAAGCCACAAAGAAAATAGTTTTTGGAAATCGTGAAGATCTGGAAGTTATTCTCATGCACAATGCCATCCAAAACTATGATTTTGATGAAATGAGAGGAAAAAGAGTTTTGGTTAAAGGATGTTCAGATAAAGAAATTCCGGAGAATGCTTATATTGAACTGGTAGAACAGTTACAGCCACTTGTAAAGTCATTAATGTTTGGAGAAGCATGTTCCAATGTTCCAATTTTAAAGAACTAACTTAACACAAAGTTAATTCTTCATAAAAACATCTAATATTACAAGATAAAAAACTCATCATTCAGAATTTTTAATAAATTTGATTTCAACAATTAAAAATCACATACGAAATGAGTTTACTCGATTTACTTACCGGAAACACCAGCAATCAGGTTGCTGAACAGGCTGAAAATAAATTCGGAATCAGCAGAAATCAAATTATTGCCCTATTGGCAGTAGCCGCACCACTGATTATTTCTTACCTGAGAAACAAATCTCAGGATGCCAAAGAAGCAGAAGCACTTAACAATGCATTGGATAAAGACCATGACGGAAGTATCCTGAATGACTCCTCTCAATTAGAGGCCAGAGAATCAGAAGGCAGTTCTATTTTGGGTCATATTTTCGGTGGAGACAGACAAAATGTGGAAAACCAACTTTCTCAGAATACAGGTATTTCAATTGATAAAATCGGACCTGTTTTAGCGATGTTAGCTCCTGTAATTATGGGATATATCGGAAAAGAAAAGCAACAGAACAATGTAGGAGCAGGAGGCTTGGGAGATCTTTTGGGAGGAATTCTCGGAAATGCATCCAACCAGGCTCAAGCACAACAATCCAGTCCTTTGAATGATATTTTAGGCAGCGTTTTAGGTGGCGGTCAATCTCAGTCTCAATCTTCAGGAAATCCATTGAGTGAGATTCTGGGAAGTGTTCTTGGAGGAGGTAACAACCAACAAAACCAACAAGGAGGAGGCGGTTTAGGAAGCATCCTGGGAAGTTTTTTTGGAAAATAATTTAAATCATAAAAAAGACCGGAGATTAATCTCTGGTCTTTTTATTTCTGTCAATTTTTAGATTGTCCTTCAGAAGCTACAGCAGATTTTGACTTTCTTCGTGGTCTTCTTTTCCCATAACTTCCATTATTAATTTTTCCTTTTCTTGATTTTTTGTCGCCTTTTCCCATTGTAATAATTTTGGTTGATTAATGACGAATTTAGAAAATATGAATTAAAAATCAAAAATTCAAGCTGTTAAAATTATTATAAAACTAGACTTTTACAGTCTTCCATTTTCCTCTTTTAAACAAAACAAAGGCAACAACTGTGATTAAAGCTTCCGAAGCAGGAATAGAAATAAAAACACCTTTCGGCCCCATTCCGAAATGTTTTGAAAGAAAATAAGCCAAAGGAATCTGGAACAGCCAAAACCCAAAAAGATTCACCCAAGTCGGCGTCCACGTATCTCCTGCTCCGTTAAAAGCATTAATCATCACCATTCCGATTCCGTAGAAGATAAATCCGGTACTCATAATATGCAAAGCGTTTTTAGCATAATTTTTAATTTCCATTTCCTGTGTGAAAAATCCTACTAAAAAATCACTCAGAAAGAAAAATATCAGACTTACCGTCAACATGAAAATTACGTTATATTTTACTGTTTTCATCACGGATTGTTCAGCCCTCACCATTTCGTTGGCTCCCATATTTTGTCCGACTAAAGTTGACGCCGCATTACTCAGTCCCCAAGCCGGAAGCATGAAAAACATCATTAAGCGTAAAGCGGTCTGATAACCCGCAGAAGCATCTTCATGCCCAGTCGTTGCCACCAATTGTGCTAAAAAAATCCAGCTGCAGGAAGCAATTACAAACTGAAAAATTCCCGGGGTCGCAATTTTTACGACAGATTTTATAATTTCAAAATCTGGTTTAAAATAAGTAATCAGGATACGGATCTGGGTATCAGCAATCAATAGATGATACAACTGATACATCACTCCTATGCTTCTTCCGATTGTTGTGGCTAA is a window of Candidatus Chryseobacterium colombiense DNA encoding:
- the lpxB gene encoding lipid-A-disaccharide synthase — its product is MKYYIIAGEASGDLHGSNLIKALKQKDPNSEFRFWGGDLMANQGGTMVKHYRDLAFMGFLEVAMNLKTILNNIKFCKEDIKKNKPDVLILVDYPGFNLRIAKFAKELGIKVVYYISPQLWAWKEGRVEIIKKYVDEMMVILPFEEDFYKKHKVHSHFVGHPLLDAISTLQEINIEEFKKENGLNEKEIIALLPGSRKQEVEKMLEMMLSVRPYFKEYQFVIAGAPSLPKEFYEKYVDENVHFVSNRTYDLLRCSKAALVTSGTATLETALLNVPEVVCYRGSKVSYAIAKRLVKNIKYISLVNLIMDREVVKELIQNDLNTKNLVEELKKMLEGEKRVEVLKEYELLREKLGGEGASKNAAEVILKLQ
- a CDS encoding DUF2480 family protein is translated as MSEEFEIRNKVAESGLINFDLTDLVPKGERKGIDLKDFLYMEMILKEKDFREKVAAINPEDYKDAYVYIYNSADSIVPLWAYFLITAKLTEATKKIVFGNREDLEVILMHNAIQNYDFDEMRGKRVLVKGCSDKEIPENAYIELVEQLQPLVKSLMFGEACSNVPILKN
- a CDS encoding DUF937 domain-containing protein, which codes for MSLLDLLTGNTSNQVAEQAENKFGISRNQIIALLAVAAPLIISYLRNKSQDAKEAEALNNALDKDHDGSILNDSSQLEARESEGSSILGHIFGGDRQNVENQLSQNTGISIDKIGPVLAMLAPVIMGYIGKEKQQNNVGAGGLGDLLGGILGNASNQAQAQQSSPLNDILGSVLGGGQSQSQSSGNPLSEILGSVLGGGNNQQNQQGGGGLGSILGSFFGK
- a CDS encoding 30S ribosomal protein THX gives rise to the protein MGKGDKKSRKGKINNGSYGKRRPRRKSKSAVASEGQSKN
- a CDS encoding MATE family efflux transporter: MYIFVKNLNNKIVRKYFSFIRKALSGEEVDYTKATIRSAVLLLAIPMMLEMAMESVFALVDLYFVGHLKESGYAIQSVGLTESVLSVMYSIAIGMSMAATAMVARRIGEKNPEQASRSAAQVLLVSFVVTFILSVFGVIYAEEILMLMGAKPEAASYGKEFTRIMMGSSVIIMLLFLINGIFRGAGNAAIAMKSLWIANIANIILCPVLIRGLGPIPAMGLTGAALATTIGRSIGVMYQLYHLLIADTQIRILITYFKPDFEIIKSVVKIATPGIFQFVIASCSWIFLAQLVATTGHEDASAGYQTALRLMMFFMLPAWGLSNAASTLVGQNMGANEMVRAEQSVMKTVKYNVIFMLTVSLIFFFLSDFLVGFFTQEMEIKNYAKNALHIMSTGFIFYGIGMVMINAFNGAGDTWTPTWVNLFGFWLFQIPLAYFLSKHFGMGPKGVFISIPASEALITVVAFVLFKRGKWKTVKV